A section of the Leptospira terpstrae serovar Hualin str. LT 11-33 = ATCC 700639 genome encodes:
- a CDS encoding class I SAM-dependent methyltransferase, whose product MKNVWDEHYERPKSKLAFPDENLVRLLSRIQPTNRKALDFGCGSGRHSYLLQNEGYLVTACDTAKTTIDSLNQNPSSIRWIFTPPDTNLPFSPSEFGLIVSWGVFHYNQREDAKKLLSSLYSSLDEGGYLLGSIRAEGDTHLGLSKGKMNLVDLSGGYAETYSLEDLKSFLSIFSNVSIGYSERTPLGKLEDRICHWFFLACK is encoded by the coding sequence ATGAAAAATGTCTGGGATGAACACTATGAAAGACCAAAATCAAAACTGGCCTTTCCGGATGAAAATTTAGTCCGCCTCCTTTCTAGAATCCAACCAACCAATCGCAAAGCGCTCGACTTTGGTTGTGGTTCCGGCAGGCATTCTTACCTCTTGCAAAACGAAGGATACCTTGTTACCGCCTGTGATACTGCCAAAACTACTATAGATAGTTTAAACCAAAATCCATCTTCCATTCGTTGGATTTTTACCCCACCCGATACAAACCTTCCGTTTTCCCCGAGTGAATTTGGTCTGATTGTTAGTTGGGGTGTGTTTCATTACAATCAAAGAGAAGATGCAAAAAAATTACTTTCTTCTTTGTATTCCTCTTTGGATGAAGGAGGATACCTTTTGGGTTCTATTCGTGCGGAGGGAGATACCCATCTCGGTCTTTCCAAAGGAAAGATGAATTTGGTAGATCTTAGCGGAGGTTATGCGGAGACTTACTCACTCGAAGATTTAAAAAGTTTTCTTTCCATCTTTTCGAATGTATCCATTGGATATTCGGAACGAACCCCACTCGGTAAATTGGAAGATAGAATTTGCCACTGGTTTTTCCTTGCTTGTAAATAA
- a CDS encoding class I SAM-dependent methyltransferase: MNEKNSLLEECPLDKLCDWQPLYTTTGKYSGLSIFECKHCKLQTLYPRRNQKELYGKDYYQGKADYTYIDERENKKYFQYVWKARVRNIQKYVSSGNFLDIGSSFGGFLESAREEGFQVQGVEISEYASRYANENGIPTFQGSLLDAIFPNDHFSVITMVEVIEHIEEPNHFFKELTRILKPGGLLLLQTANFDGWQAKSEGSNYHYYMPGHVYYYSDTILKKILTNLNFNHFVSYFGVDFPLVAKLQKSRGSFQNWKDYFQWIRISYYHFKSKWKRKGFPITSSYVLYAFKK, from the coding sequence ATGAACGAAAAAAATTCTTTGTTGGAAGAATGTCCACTCGATAAACTTTGTGACTGGCAACCATTATATACAACCACAGGAAAGTATTCTGGGTTATCCATTTTCGAATGCAAACATTGTAAACTCCAAACTCTCTATCCTAGGCGCAACCAAAAAGAATTATACGGTAAAGACTACTACCAAGGCAAAGCCGACTATACTTATATTGATGAAAGAGAAAATAAAAAATACTTTCAATATGTATGGAAAGCCCGAGTGCGTAACATTCAAAAGTATGTATCTTCCGGAAACTTCCTTGATATAGGTTCTTCTTTCGGCGGTTTTTTGGAGTCTGCGAGGGAGGAAGGTTTCCAAGTCCAAGGGGTGGAAATTTCAGAATATGCCTCTCGTTATGCGAATGAAAATGGAATTCCAACTTTTCAGGGAAGTTTATTAGATGCAATATTTCCAAACGACCATTTTAGCGTCATCACCATGGTGGAGGTGATTGAACATATAGAAGAACCGAACCATTTTTTTAAGGAACTTACCCGAATTCTAAAACCGGGAGGACTTCTCCTCCTACAAACTGCTAATTTTGATGGTTGGCAGGCAAAATCGGAAGGTTCCAATTATCACTACTACATGCCAGGCCATGTTTATTATTACTCAGACACCATCCTAAAAAAAATATTGACGAACCTTAATTTTAATCATTTTGTATCTTACTTCGGAGTGGATTTTCCTTTAGTAGCCAAACTTCAAAAATCAAGAGGTTCTTTCCAAAACTGGAAAGACTACTTCCAATGGATTCGTATTTCGTATTACCATTTTAAGTCAAAATGGAAAAGAAAAGGATTTCCCATCACTTCAAGTTACGTTTTGTACGCTTTTAAAAAATAG
- a CDS encoding YhjD/YihY/BrkB family envelope integrity protein, translating to MNDTTKLPLLVRLTAIPEENGWKRKLILSLRVLLVAVHRFMKDDCLIIGSSLAYTTIVTLIPTLTVALALITVASGIQARQGEMVDEINSYLLRNNIQFDITPYLDTLTDIISTASQIGAVGFVVFIFSATAVLRSLEKAFHIIWKIDLHRNFINKFVFYFFLISFGPLLFVVGKNITDKISDSVRPPHLKSIVSTKQGELWVAGEKGNIGTIKELNKSISFIPNSSIDFENMLCIDFETVETGTCKKPDISKENFFRIRSVGDDLFTISEEGTFLYSNDLGSTWKLHSLKGINVSDFGAIDYDTLFILTKDTRTLRYEIGKTLKEIKRFTDPAITPIRVRFFSDKDGFILDREGRLWKTSDGGITFFPQEISQKPLNDIAFLNRNVGFLVGDSGAIFKTTDGGYTWSDLSHRKYSYERVWVFTSPKKQDFDIFILTSLGDILLSEDEGENWSTAYKGKAGMILDLILISKKTKAPEVLTDGTTAPIEETIEIENQNEAESLNEGMLGLVGVGEFNKIIRVEDDSKGQTIWKKYQGGKRFFSLYSIFQILLPLLALWLFFLLIFNIIPNTKVPIKASSIGAAVTGIILIIFFWGFINIYLTSFTEKTMLVYKALAAIPIALLAIYSISLIILYGAEVTATLQFPDRYLLPKHPFDDIDSNLSYEFYKTIQVLALTYDHQSKKGELIKKSVLRKSLLIPEKDLSEILDKLADAKLIEITEDKRIAPVKLKEQIDLVSLYENTSSFKLGAPKELAGVIPKLNESLSLVEDKLKEELKKISFKDLI from the coding sequence ATGAATGACACAACCAAACTTCCCTTACTTGTCCGGCTGACAGCAATTCCAGAGGAAAACGGATGGAAACGAAAACTCATTTTAAGTCTTCGGGTTTTATTAGTCGCCGTTCATAGGTTTATGAAAGATGATTGTCTTATCATAGGTTCCAGTTTGGCATATACAACCATTGTCACTCTCATCCCAACACTTACCGTTGCTCTCGCTTTAATCACTGTTGCTTCAGGAATCCAAGCAAGACAAGGAGAAATGGTGGATGAAATAAATTCCTACTTACTTCGTAACAATATCCAATTTGATATCACTCCTTACCTTGATACACTTACAGACATTATATCCACGGCTTCGCAAATTGGAGCAGTGGGTTTTGTGGTATTTATTTTCTCAGCTACTGCTGTCTTACGATCTCTCGAAAAAGCCTTCCATATCATTTGGAAAATTGACCTACATAGAAATTTTATTAATAAGTTTGTATTTTATTTCTTTCTTATCTCTTTTGGTCCGCTTCTTTTTGTTGTTGGAAAAAACATCACTGATAAAATTTCCGATTCTGTTCGCCCTCCTCACTTAAAGTCAATTGTTTCGACAAAACAAGGTGAGTTATGGGTTGCGGGTGAAAAGGGAAATATTGGAACTATCAAAGAACTTAACAAATCGATATCTTTTATTCCAAATTCAAGTATAGACTTTGAGAACATGCTTTGTATCGATTTTGAAACTGTTGAAACAGGTACATGCAAAAAACCAGATATCTCAAAAGAAAACTTTTTTCGAATTCGAAGTGTCGGCGATGATTTATTCACAATTTCAGAAGAAGGAACTTTTCTTTATTCGAATGATTTAGGCAGTACATGGAAACTCCATTCTCTAAAAGGAATCAATGTATCCGATTTTGGTGCGATCGATTATGATACTCTATTCATTCTCACAAAAGACACTCGCACACTTCGTTATGAAATTGGCAAAACACTAAAAGAAATCAAAAGGTTCACAGATCCTGCCATCACACCCATACGAGTTCGTTTCTTTTCTGATAAAGACGGTTTTATTTTAGACCGTGAAGGTAGACTTTGGAAAACCAGTGACGGAGGGATTACATTTTTTCCTCAAGAAATTTCACAAAAACCTCTGAATGATATTGCTTTTTTAAACCGAAACGTAGGTTTTCTTGTTGGTGATAGTGGTGCCATTTTTAAAACCACAGACGGAGGCTACACTTGGTCCGACTTAAGCCACAGAAAGTATTCTTATGAAAGAGTATGGGTGTTTACTTCGCCAAAAAAACAAGACTTCGATATCTTTATCCTTACCTCCCTGGGTGACATTCTCCTCTCTGAAGACGAAGGTGAAAACTGGTCTACAGCATACAAAGGTAAGGCGGGAATGATTCTCGACTTAATTTTAATTTCCAAAAAAACAAAAGCTCCTGAAGTCCTTACTGATGGAACTACCGCACCTATAGAAGAAACAATCGAAATAGAGAATCAAAACGAAGCGGAATCATTAAACGAAGGTATGCTTGGCCTTGTTGGCGTGGGAGAATTCAATAAAATCATTCGGGTTGAAGATGATTCCAAAGGTCAAACCATTTGGAAAAAGTACCAAGGGGGAAAACGTTTTTTTTCCCTGTATTCTATTTTCCAAATCCTCCTTCCACTCCTTGCCCTTTGGTTATTCTTTTTGCTGATATTCAATATCATCCCAAATACCAAAGTCCCGATTAAAGCCTCTTCCATTGGAGCTGCTGTCACTGGAATCATCCTCATTATTTTCTTTTGGGGATTTATTAATATTTATCTCACATCTTTTACCGAAAAAACAATGTTAGTTTACAAGGCCTTGGCTGCGATCCCAATTGCTTTACTTGCCATTTATTCTATCTCACTCATCATTTTGTATGGTGCTGAAGTGACGGCAACTTTACAATTCCCTGACCGTTATCTACTGCCGAAACACCCATTTGATGATATTGATAGTAATCTCTCTTATGAGTTTTACAAAACCATACAAGTTTTAGCACTTACTTACGACCACCAATCCAAAAAAGGTGAGCTAATCAAAAAATCAGTTTTAAGAAAGTCACTTCTCATACCAGAAAAAGATTTATCCGAAATTTTAGATAAACTTGCCGATGCTAAACTCATTGAAATCACAGAAGACAAACGAATTGCACCGGTAAAACTCAAAGAACAAATCGATTTAGTATCTTTATACGAGAATACATCTAGTTTTAAATTGGGAGCACCAAAGGAACTTGCCGGTGTTATCCCCAAGTTAAATGAAAGTTTAAGTTTGGTTGAGGATAAATTAAAAGAGGAACTAAAAAAGATTTCTTTTAAAGATTTAATTTAA
- a CDS encoding rod-binding protein, translating into MDIHKIQDYSGRLSRSQDESILNRMKSYSNDLEKPKKQGQSDFQNLLETHEELMGKVSSSSIRVPQNIREEIKEDPYRKKLYDASVEFESVFVKMMLKEMKNTIHKEKMIDGGYAEEIFEDMLYDEYAKNISQNESMGLAEEIYKQMSASLPPVKKNPYL; encoded by the coding sequence ATGGACATTCACAAAATCCAAGACTATTCGGGAAGACTCAGTCGCTCTCAAGACGAATCCATTTTAAATCGGATGAAATCCTATTCGAATGATCTAGAAAAACCGAAAAAACAAGGTCAGTCTGACTTCCAAAACTTACTAGAAACTCATGAAGAACTTATGGGTAAGGTGAGTTCTTCTTCGATTCGTGTGCCACAAAACATTCGAGAGGAAATTAAAGAAGATCCTTATCGAAAAAAACTCTATGATGCCTCTGTGGAATTTGAATCTGTTTTTGTGAAGATGATGCTTAAAGAAATGAAAAACACCATCCACAAAGAGAAAATGATCGATGGAGGGTATGCGGAAGAAATTTTTGAAGACATGCTTTACGATGAGTATGCCAAAAATATTTCCCAAAATGAATCGATGGGACTTGCAGAAGAGATCTACAAACAAATGTCAGCGTCTCTTCCGCCAGTAAAAAAGAATCCTTATCTTTAA
- a CDS encoding flagellar basal body P-ring protein FlgI, with protein sequence MNSKEMNFTYPKMELSKKIFLNNTQTLFLLGGRSLLSIVFIGFLSLPLFAVETRLKDLVRIDAVRENQLTGFGLVVGLNGTGDTKNPLTEEALQNYLSGLGVNTKKNLRDAKNTASVLISANVPVNLKEGDKIDILVSSLGDARSLEGGVLLQSPLKAGNGETIAVASGVLVFGGKEKKRGGADKKSGSNTALVPMGAILEKSIPNAPVTKSVKLTLLEKDYTTMGAIVEAITNELSIVPEVVSPTEVLVPLPVKSSGVNAAGEMAAGEPKLDLAFLAKLENLTVNSSPVARVVINERTGTIVMGANIAIDEVAISQQGLTIQIANRDKARYFFPIQDEGKGESVFVLKETTQVSDVVAALNKVGASTRDIISILEALKKQGALKAELVIQ encoded by the coding sequence ATGAATTCAAAAGAAATGAATTTTACTTATCCAAAGATGGAACTTTCCAAAAAAATTTTTTTAAACAATACTCAAACCCTTTTTCTTTTGGGTGGAAGATCACTATTATCCATTGTATTCATTGGATTTTTATCCTTACCTTTATTTGCTGTGGAAACAAGACTAAAGGATCTTGTCCGGATTGATGCAGTTCGTGAAAACCAACTGACTGGTTTTGGACTTGTGGTAGGTCTCAATGGAACAGGGGATACAAAAAATCCACTCACAGAAGAAGCTTTGCAAAACTACTTAAGTGGACTCGGTGTGAATACCAAAAAGAACTTACGCGATGCGAAAAACACAGCTTCGGTTCTGATCTCAGCAAATGTTCCCGTGAATCTAAAAGAAGGGGATAAAATTGATATTTTAGTCTCTTCTCTCGGAGATGCTCGTTCCTTGGAAGGAGGAGTGCTTTTACAATCTCCTTTGAAAGCAGGAAATGGAGAAACCATAGCCGTTGCCTCCGGCGTACTTGTGTTTGGTGGAAAAGAAAAAAAACGAGGGGGAGCCGATAAAAAATCGGGATCGAATACGGCTCTGGTTCCCATGGGTGCCATTTTAGAAAAATCAATCCCGAATGCCCCTGTTACAAAATCAGTAAAACTGACTTTACTAGAAAAAGATTATACCACTATGGGAGCCATTGTCGAAGCCATCACAAATGAACTTTCGATTGTCCCCGAAGTGGTATCTCCGACAGAGGTTCTAGTTCCTCTACCAGTAAAATCTTCTGGTGTGAATGCAGCAGGAGAAATGGCGGCGGGGGAACCGAAACTGGATTTGGCATTCCTTGCTAAATTAGAAAACCTAACGGTAAACTCATCCCCAGTCGCTCGAGTCGTCATCAACGAACGAACGGGAACGATTGTCATGGGTGCCAATATTGCCATCGATGAAGTAGCTATCTCCCAACAAGGCCTCACCATCCAAATTGCAAACAGAGACAAAGCGCGGTATTTCTTTCCCATCCAAGACGAGGGAAAAGGGGAATCGGTTTTTGTTTTAAAGGAGACCACACAAGTTTCGGATGTTGTGGCTGCTTTGAATAAAGTGGGTGCCTCCACTCGGGATATCATCTCGATTCTGGAAGCACTCAAAAAACAAGGGGCTTTAAAAGCAGAACTTGTGATTCAGTAA
- a CDS encoding flagellar basal body L-ring protein FlgH, giving the protein MNFKEKSSLMNRFLISIFELGSIGILTVYGLTVLAGLSLWGDSLWKDKDPYSYPKTIQPGTVVKVVLKNGLRVEYESEYKATFDNDIKTVPDKKLVPDLPTYNSNATYMRSKVGKSKSQGKVVGVMAVLVTGIDPGTGNLELEGSKVFNLSEERINLRLSGTISPEDLDKNRFISSDLIANLRVEYQGTLNPKELTNPNIQMKRITNPDGTVTEKAELSEPEKQEIILKNIKRLLGESE; this is encoded by the coding sequence ATGAATTTCAAAGAAAAATCCTCCCTAATGAATCGGTTTTTGATTTCTATTTTTGAACTAGGATCTATTGGAATTTTGACAGTCTATGGACTGACAGTCCTTGCTGGACTATCTCTTTGGGGTGATTCCTTATGGAAAGACAAAGATCCTTATTCTTATCCTAAGACCATCCAACCGGGAACCGTAGTGAAAGTGGTTTTAAAAAACGGCCTTCGTGTGGAATACGAATCGGAATACAAAGCAACCTTTGATAATGATATCAAAACGGTTCCTGATAAAAAGCTTGTTCCTGACCTTCCTACTTATAACTCTAATGCCACCTACATGCGTTCCAAAGTGGGTAAATCAAAATCTCAAGGCAAAGTGGTGGGTGTGATGGCAGTTCTTGTGACAGGAATTGATCCCGGAACAGGAAATTTGGAGCTTGAGGGGAGTAAGGTATTCAATCTTTCCGAAGAAAGGATTAACCTTCGTTTGTCGGGAACTATTTCTCCAGAAGACCTCGACAAAAACAGATTTATCTCAAGTGATTTGATTGCAAACCTTCGGGTGGAATACCAAGGGACTTTAAATCCGAAAGAATTAACAAATCCTAATATCCAAATGAAACGAATTACCAATCCAGATGGAACTGTTACGGAAAAAGCGGAACTTTCGGAACCAGAAAAACAAGAAATTATCTTAAAAAATATCAAACGACTCTTAGGGGAAAGTGAGTAA
- the flgA gene encoding flagellar basal body P-ring formation chaperone FlgA, with protein sequence MKLWFLILFSLVLSLPILAKEKENRVYLKPKTIVGNSEIRLSDFTNWKGNWNPILFQNLQYPLVLEPDTLKESLNTRYKKETGEDLSFEVMGKEGILLPKTSVVGKKELERSLWKELQESVDVSLGEEGQSVRLSSEKESLHTISGTKLVWRNTGRTLHAGKRLFPLDYYFEGKMVYSESVPFLIEEKKRAYFTTREIPSKAVLTEADVALKEFFTADHNREYLEESPVGKTALGVLLGDSAIERKQVRTLHTIERGQEVQLVYTAGNLLLKIKTRALASGNRGDEISVLNLTSQKIIKARVQNEGICLLEEI encoded by the coding sequence ATGAAACTTTGGTTCCTTATCCTTTTTAGTTTAGTTCTATCTTTGCCCATTCTGGCAAAAGAGAAAGAGAATCGAGTTTACTTAAAACCCAAAACCATAGTGGGTAATAGTGAAATTCGTTTGTCTGATTTTACTAACTGGAAAGGAAACTGGAACCCGATCCTATTTCAAAATTTACAATATCCTCTCGTCTTAGAACCAGATACTCTAAAAGAGTCGCTAAACACGCGTTATAAAAAAGAAACGGGGGAAGATCTTTCTTTCGAGGTAATGGGAAAAGAAGGAATTCTACTTCCAAAAACAAGTGTAGTGGGAAAAAAAGAATTAGAACGCTCTTTATGGAAAGAGTTACAAGAGAGTGTAGACGTATCTCTTGGGGAAGAAGGGCAATCTGTTCGTTTGAGTTCAGAAAAAGAATCTCTCCATACAATCTCCGGAACTAAACTTGTCTGGAGAAATACTGGACGCACCCTCCATGCAGGAAAACGTCTTTTTCCTTTGGACTATTACTTTGAAGGAAAAATGGTATATTCGGAATCCGTTCCCTTTCTTATTGAAGAAAAGAAAAGAGCCTATTTCACTACAAGAGAGATCCCATCAAAAGCAGTTTTGACAGAAGCCGACGTGGCCTTAAAAGAATTTTTTACAGCAGACCACAACCGCGAATATTTAGAGGAAAGTCCGGTGGGAAAAACGGCGCTTGGTGTTTTACTTGGGGATTCAGCCATTGAAAGAAAACAAGTAAGGACACTTCATACTATCGAAAGAGGACAAGAAGTCCAATTGGTTTATACTGCGGGAAATTTATTATTAAAAATCAAAACGAGAGCCCTCGCTTCTGGAAATCGTGGTGATGAAATTTCTGTTCTCAACTTAACTTCGCAAAAGATCATCAAAGCCCGTGTGCAAAATGAAGGGATTTGCCTTCTCGAAGAAATATAA
- the flgG gene encoding flagellar basal-body rod protein FlgG, with product MMRSLWTGATGMIAQQFHIDTVANNLANVNTTGFKKNRVDFEDLVYQHQVLAGTPATSVSEIPTGVNVGHGVKVAATQKLFEIGSFQATGNKLDLALTGEMAFFKIQMPDGTFSYSRDGSFKIDSNQQVVTSNGYLLEPPIILPENAILNTLMVSEEGEVTVKIGNDIRPTTIGQLELYRFVNPAGLQAVGKNLFRETVASGAEIPGMPSQEGYGSVLQGFLEMSNVKIVEEMVNMIVAQRAYESNSKTIQTSDNMLSTAIGLKR from the coding sequence ATGATGCGATCCCTATGGACCGGCGCTACCGGGATGATTGCCCAACAATTTCATATTGATACCGTTGCTAACAACTTGGCCAACGTAAACACAACTGGTTTCAAAAAGAACCGTGTGGACTTTGAAGATTTAGTTTACCAACACCAAGTGCTTGCGGGAACTCCAGCCACCTCTGTTTCCGAAATCCCAACTGGTGTGAATGTGGGGCATGGGGTGAAAGTTGCCGCCACACAGAAGTTATTCGAAATTGGTTCCTTCCAAGCTACGGGAAACAAACTAGACCTTGCCCTGACAGGGGAAATGGCATTTTTTAAAATCCAAATGCCTGATGGAACTTTTTCTTATTCGAGGGACGGATCTTTTAAAATTGACTCCAACCAACAAGTAGTGACTTCGAATGGATACCTACTCGAACCTCCCATCATCCTTCCTGAAAACGCCATCCTCAATACCCTGATGGTTTCGGAAGAAGGGGAAGTCACTGTAAAAATCGGGAATGACATTCGTCCCACAACCATTGGTCAATTGGAACTTTACCGCTTTGTGAACCCTGCGGGTCTCCAAGCTGTGGGTAAAAACTTGTTTCGAGAAACAGTGGCCTCTGGTGCAGAAATTCCTGGGATGCCATCCCAAGAAGGATATGGAAGTGTCCTCCAAGGATTTTTGGAAATGAGTAACGTAAAAATCGTAGAAGAGATGGTGAATATGATTGTGGCACAAAGAGCCTATGAATCCAATTCCAAAACCATCCAAACCTCAGATAACATGCTTTCTACGGCAATAGGTTTGAAACGTTAA
- the dut gene encoding dUTP diphosphatase, which translates to MKPPIVSLQILKAGAVVPEYKTSGSAGMDLSACLTENITIPQGEVVYVPTGLAMAIPDGFEGQIRPRSGFSTKNRILMPNSPGTIDSDYRGEILIPLLNLSGADFVLEPGTRVAQIVFQAVDKLTLQVVTELSATERGTGGFGSTGK; encoded by the coding sequence ATGAAACCTCCCATTGTGTCCCTCCAGATTTTAAAAGCCGGTGCCGTTGTTCCTGAATACAAAACCTCTGGTTCTGCCGGTATGGATCTTTCTGCTTGCCTCACGGAAAACATAACCATTCCCCAAGGCGAAGTAGTTTATGTTCCCACGGGCCTTGCCATGGCCATCCCCGATGGCTTTGAGGGACAGATCCGGCCAAGGAGTGGATTTTCTACTAAGAACCGCATCCTTATGCCAAATAGCCCAGGAACGATTGATTCGGATTACCGGGGAGAAATTCTCATCCCTCTATTGAATTTGAGTGGGGCGGACTTTGTCCTCGAACCGGGTACCCGGGTGGCCCAAATTGTATTTCAGGCAGTGGACAAGCTAACCCTTCAGGTGGTGACAGAACTTTCTGCTACAGAGAGGGGAACGGGTGGGTTTGGAAGTACAGGAAAATAA
- a CDS encoding M16 family metallopeptidase gives MASVIECKRAVLPNGLTVLFQPMKHASSMGVGVFLKQGSLAETSSEHGYFHFLEHMLFKDTEHRTSKEIAESIERVGGILNGSTGREYTQYYVVAIKDQAELAFDILSDMLFRPLFRDEDIRTEKGVIMEEMRSYEDAPDDFVYDYYFRNIFGKSPYGRDIIGTKKSVTGVSEKSIRSFFEKHYFPKNMVISVSGNFTWEKILDLTNKYFSFENPKGKNPTELIIPAPKKSYSKHLERRKIEQFHIMLGVNGNKRDYRTVTVTQLISTILGGGMASRLFQNIREKEGLCYSIYSFPSYYKTTGLFSISSATSKEKAARCVELILKELESITKFGFSKSELADAKSNQMGSIAIGYELPENRMNNIGLQEIYYGKYFSLEDRMKSIKSVTLEEINETAKQLFDLKKVHLSCVGDMTESQFAKIPVQFGG, from the coding sequence ATGGCATCCGTTATCGAATGCAAACGAGCCGTTTTACCTAATGGGTTAACGGTTCTCTTCCAACCTATGAAACACGCATCCTCCATGGGGGTGGGTGTTTTTTTGAAACAAGGCAGTCTTGCCGAAACGAGTTCAGAACACGGATACTTCCATTTTTTAGAGCATATGCTCTTTAAAGATACGGAACATAGAACTAGTAAAGAAATAGCTGAATCCATAGAACGAGTGGGCGGAATTTTAAACGGCTCAACGGGTCGTGAATACACACAATATTACGTTGTTGCTATCAAAGACCAAGCCGAGCTTGCTTTTGATATTCTTTCCGATATGTTATTTCGACCACTTTTTCGTGATGAAGACATTCGCACAGAAAAGGGTGTCATTATGGAAGAGATGCGTTCCTATGAAGATGCTCCGGATGATTTTGTTTATGATTATTACTTTCGCAATATCTTTGGTAAGTCACCTTACGGCCGTGATATCATTGGAACTAAAAAATCTGTCACAGGTGTGAGTGAAAAATCCATCCGCAGTTTTTTTGAAAAACACTATTTCCCGAAAAATATGGTCATCTCTGTTTCTGGAAATTTTACATGGGAAAAAATTTTAGATCTCACAAACAAATACTTTTCCTTTGAGAATCCAAAGGGTAAAAATCCGACAGAACTTATCATTCCTGCACCTAAAAAAAGTTATTCGAAGCATTTGGAACGTCGTAAAATTGAGCAGTTTCATATTATGCTTGGTGTAAATGGGAACAAAAGAGATTACCGAACTGTCACTGTCACCCAATTGATTTCAACCATCCTTGGTGGAGGAATGGCTTCTCGACTTTTCCAAAACATCCGAGAAAAAGAAGGATTATGTTATAGTATTTATAGTTTTCCTTCCTATTACAAAACGACTGGTCTTTTTTCTATTTCTTCTGCGACTTCGAAAGAAAAGGCTGCCCGTTGTGTGGAGCTCATATTAAAAGAGTTGGAAAGTATCACCAAATTTGGATTTTCTAAATCGGAACTTGCCGATGCAAAATCCAACCAAATGGGTTCCATTGCGATTGGTTATGAACTTCCCGAAAACCGAATGAATAATATTGGCCTTCAAGAAATCTATTATGGAAAATATTTTTCTTTGGAAGACAGAATGAAGTCCATCAAGTCGGTTACCTTAGAGGAAATCAATGAAACCGCAAAACAATTGTTTGATCTAAAGAAAGTACATTTGTCTTGTGTGGGTGATATGACAGAATCTCAATTCGCAAAAATCCCCGTTCAATTTGGTGGATGA